One stretch of Jiangella gansuensis DSM 44835 DNA includes these proteins:
- a CDS encoding dihydrofolate reductase family protein has product MRKLTFGMNVTLDGYIAAPGDDLGWSGGEGPDSSPSDELFQWWSDRVAATGLALYGRKLWETMSSHWPTADQQPGATPAEIEFAGRWRDMPKVVFSSTIDKVDWDTRLVAGDAVAEITRLKAEDAGPMDIGGATLAGAAMRAGLIDEYVLVTVPVLVGGGTPFFTALDSWVNLSLVETRTFSGGVVLTRYETRR; this is encoded by the coding sequence ATGCGGAAACTGACCTTTGGCATGAATGTGACCCTGGACGGCTACATCGCCGCGCCCGGCGACGACCTCGGCTGGAGTGGGGGTGAGGGACCGGACTCGTCGCCGAGCGACGAGCTGTTCCAGTGGTGGTCCGACCGGGTGGCGGCGACGGGCCTGGCGCTGTATGGGCGCAAACTGTGGGAGACGATGAGTTCCCACTGGCCGACCGCCGACCAGCAGCCCGGCGCCACACCGGCGGAGATCGAGTTCGCCGGCCGCTGGCGGGACATGCCGAAGGTGGTGTTCTCCTCGACGATCGACAAGGTCGACTGGGACACCCGTCTGGTCGCCGGCGACGCGGTCGCCGAGATCACCAGGCTCAAGGCCGAGGACGCCGGCCCGATGGACATCGGCGGCGCGACGCTCGCCGGGGCGGCGATGCGGGCCGGGCTGATCGACGAGTATGTGCTGGTCACCGTGCCGGTCTTGGTGGGCGGCGGCACGCCGTTCTTCACCGCGCTGGACAGCTGGGTGAACCTGAGCCTGGTGGAGACGCGGACATTTTCCGGCGGCGTGGTGCTGACCCGATACGAGACGAGGCGCTGA
- a CDS encoding LacI family DNA-binding transcriptional regulator translates to MEPSPPGAADVEPNPRKHVTIGDVAARAGVSKSAVSFVFNDRPGVSTSTRKRILRAANELGWQPSARARALSRSRTQAVGLVIRRNPELLSTDPFFPQFVAGVEIGLSTQDYSLVLQVVGDEQSERAAYQRFARESRVDGVFLTDVRVGDTRPQDAHELGLSTVVVAPEGADPGGGVAIGMNDDAGVRRAVHHLNSLGHRRIAHVTGAPGYVHTAARLRAWQETLVALGLPAGTVVTADFTGASGARATHELLDLPEPPSAIVYGNDLMAIAGISAATDRGIRVPDDLSIVGFDDIPLAAYAVPPLTTVRQNVVAWGTAAAQTLVALVEGKQPPPVHLPPVEFIVRGSTGPTRNRRHT, encoded by the coding sequence ATGGAGCCCTCGCCCCCCGGGGCTGCAGACGTCGAGCCGAACCCTCGCAAGCACGTGACGATCGGGGACGTCGCGGCCCGTGCCGGCGTCTCCAAGAGCGCGGTGTCCTTCGTCTTCAACGACCGCCCCGGCGTCAGCACGTCGACCCGGAAACGCATCCTCCGCGCCGCGAACGAACTCGGGTGGCAGCCGAGCGCCCGCGCCCGCGCCCTGTCGCGCAGCCGCACCCAGGCGGTCGGTCTCGTCATCCGGCGCAACCCCGAGCTGCTCAGTACCGATCCCTTCTTCCCTCAGTTCGTGGCGGGCGTCGAGATCGGCCTGTCCACCCAGGACTACTCGCTGGTCCTGCAGGTCGTCGGGGATGAGCAGTCCGAGCGAGCCGCCTATCAGCGGTTCGCCCGCGAGTCCCGCGTCGACGGCGTGTTCCTCACCGACGTGCGGGTGGGGGACACCCGGCCGCAGGACGCCCACGAGCTCGGCCTGAGCACCGTCGTCGTCGCGCCCGAGGGTGCGGATCCGGGTGGCGGCGTCGCAATCGGGATGAACGACGACGCCGGCGTCCGGCGCGCGGTCCACCATCTGAACTCGCTGGGGCACCGGCGCATCGCCCACGTCACGGGCGCCCCCGGCTACGTGCACACCGCGGCACGTCTCCGCGCGTGGCAGGAGACGCTCGTCGCACTCGGCCTGCCCGCCGGGACGGTCGTGACCGCGGACTTCACCGGGGCGTCCGGTGCCCGGGCGACGCACGAGCTCCTCGATCTGCCCGAGCCACCGAGCGCCATCGTCTACGGCAACGACCTCATGGCCATCGCCGGCATTTCCGCCGCAACCGACCGTGGGATCCGAGTGCCGGACGACCTGTCCATCGTCGGGTTCGACGACATCCCGCTCGCAGCGTACGCGGTACCGCCCCTCACCACGGTCCGGCAGAACGTCGTCGCGTGGGGCACCGCCGCCGCGCAGACCCTCGTCGCACTGGTCGAAGGGAAACAACCGCCCCCCGTCCACCTGCCACCCGTCGAGTTCATCGTCCGCGGCAGCACCGGCCCGACGCGCAACCGGCGCCATACCTGA
- a CDS encoding aminotransferase class V-fold PLP-dependent enzyme codes for MTIYDDLAVRRVINAAGTNTRYGGSRLTDTVQAAMIDASHDFVDVTELNDAVGRYLATVTGAEAAMVTSGAASAVVLATAACLARHDPAAVRALPGHTRPPNHVIVQRAHQNPFTRLPTLAGAHLRWIGTAEHTSPADLDAAADPSTIAVLHVVSGPSRGLDLDTMVRVAHRHDLPVIVDAAGALPPMANLTAFTASGADLVQFSGGKYLRGPQNSGILTGRRDLIEIARTLASPNIELGRPHKVSRETIAGLHAAVREALNTDHDGLMSTYRARLEPIVAGLTRLPHVTATIEHDDHTFRIPSILVTIDHENATAIAAAVQRGLIDADPPIALHQEPPPGALVVNPFNLCDADVPDVAERLRDHLTTTL; via the coding sequence ATGACCATCTACGACGACCTGGCCGTACGGCGCGTCATCAACGCCGCCGGGACCAACACCCGATACGGGGGATCCCGGCTCACCGACACCGTCCAAGCGGCCATGATCGACGCCTCTCACGACTTTGTCGACGTCACCGAACTCAACGACGCCGTCGGGCGCTACCTGGCCACCGTCACCGGCGCCGAAGCCGCCATGGTCACCAGCGGCGCGGCCAGCGCAGTGGTCCTGGCCACCGCCGCCTGCCTGGCCCGGCACGACCCCGCCGCTGTTCGCGCCCTCCCGGGCCACACCCGCCCGCCCAACCACGTCATCGTGCAGCGCGCCCACCAGAACCCGTTCACGCGGCTACCCACCCTGGCCGGCGCCCACCTGCGCTGGATCGGCACCGCCGAGCACACCAGCCCGGCAGACCTCGACGCCGCCGCCGACCCCAGCACCATCGCAGTGCTCCACGTGGTCTCCGGCCCATCCCGCGGCCTCGACCTCGACACCATGGTCCGCGTCGCCCACCGACACGACCTGCCCGTCATCGTCGACGCCGCGGGCGCCCTGCCACCCATGGCGAACTTGACGGCCTTCACCGCCAGCGGCGCCGATCTCGTCCAGTTCAGTGGCGGAAAGTACCTCCGCGGCCCGCAGAACAGCGGCATCCTCACGGGCCGACGCGACCTCATCGAGATCGCCCGCACGCTCGCCAGCCCCAACATCGAACTCGGAAGACCGCACAAGGTCAGCCGCGAAACCATCGCCGGACTCCATGCCGCCGTAAGAGAGGCACTGAACACCGACCACGACGGGCTGATGAGCACCTACCGCGCACGCCTCGAACCCATCGTCGCCGGTCTCACCCGGCTCCCCCACGTCACCGCCACCATCGAACACGACGACCACACCTTCCGCATCCCCAGCATCCTCGTCACCATCGACCACGAGAACGCGACTGCGATCGCGGCCGCCGTCCAGCGCGGACTCATCGACGCCGACCCACCCATCGCCCTCCACCAAGAACCGCCGCCAGGAGCACTCGTCGTCAACCCGTTCAACCTCTGCGACGCTGACGTCCCGGACGTCGCCGAGCGGCTACGCGATCACCTCACAACGACACTCTGA
- a CDS encoding RNA polymerase subunit sigma-70 yields MTDARPLGADEATFIAAVRSGDTARFALITERHRRELQVHCYRMLANYEDAQDMTQETFLRAWNKRESFKGHAALRTWLYRIATNACLDFLEKRNNRTPVPSELSEVLYLQPYPDRMLPEDPQESVVARETIELAFIVAVQHLPPRQRAVFILRDVLGWPASKAADALELTVASVTSALQRARVTMHEQLPDRRLDWRSPELSNDERGVVKSYIDAHERNDLDGLMSLLRDDLRFAMLPEPGTLTTTAKDAVDGWVSGGLFQRGYDDWRGTTTTVNRMPAAVLYLRTPDDPEYRLFAIAVLHIADGKIAELTGFDATDKPWLDLPPTL; encoded by the coding sequence ATGACCGACGCTAGACCCCTGGGCGCCGACGAGGCCACGTTCATCGCGGCGGTTCGCTCAGGCGATACGGCGCGGTTCGCGCTCATCACGGAGCGCCACCGGCGTGAGCTGCAGGTGCACTGCTACCGGATGCTCGCGAACTACGAGGACGCCCAGGACATGACGCAGGAGACGTTCCTGCGAGCGTGGAACAAGCGGGAGTCGTTCAAGGGCCACGCTGCGCTGCGTACGTGGCTGTACCGCATCGCGACGAACGCCTGCCTCGACTTCCTGGAGAAGCGCAACAACCGCACACCCGTGCCGTCCGAGCTGTCGGAGGTGCTCTACCTGCAGCCGTACCCCGACCGGATGCTCCCCGAGGACCCGCAGGAATCGGTGGTGGCGCGGGAGACGATCGAGCTGGCGTTCATCGTCGCCGTCCAGCACCTGCCGCCGCGGCAGCGGGCGGTGTTCATCCTGCGCGACGTCCTCGGCTGGCCGGCGTCGAAGGCCGCCGACGCCCTCGAGCTGACCGTCGCATCGGTGACCAGCGCACTGCAGCGGGCGCGCGTGACGATGCACGAGCAGCTGCCCGACCGCCGCCTCGACTGGCGGAGCCCCGAGCTGTCGAACGACGAGCGCGGCGTGGTCAAGTCTTACATCGACGCCCATGAGCGCAACGACCTCGACGGGCTGATGTCCCTGCTGCGCGACGACCTGCGCTTCGCAATGCTGCCCGAGCCGGGCACCTTGACCACGACGGCCAAGGATGCGGTGGACGGCTGGGTCTCCGGTGGGCTCTTCCAGCGAGGCTACGACGACTGGCGCGGTACCACCACGACGGTCAACCGCATGCCTGCCGCCGTGCTGTACCTGCGCACCCCCGACGACCCGGAGTACCGGCTATTCGCCATCGCGGTCCTGCACATCGCCGACGGGAAGATCGCCGAGCTCACCGGATTCGACGCCACCGACAAACCATGGCTGGACCTGCCCCCGACACTGTGA
- a CDS encoding DUF1772 domain-containing protein, producing MDDATYVQAMQSINATVRTGWFAAFFFGSAPLLALAAVTVSGVAARVALAVATAIYAVGVLGVTFLVNVPLNDELAERTDPSSAALVEARAAFEDPWNEWNLLRTLAALTVFAVVVVVVATFPEARSHRRTADRG from the coding sequence GTGGACGACGCCACGTACGTGCAGGCGATGCAGAGCATCAATGCGACCGTGCGTACCGGATGGTTCGCAGCGTTCTTCTTCGGCAGCGCGCCGCTACTCGCCCTGGCTGCCGTCACAGTGTCCGGTGTCGCCGCTCGTGTGGCATTGGCCGTGGCGACGGCGATCTACGCGGTCGGGGTCCTCGGCGTGACGTTCCTCGTCAATGTGCCCCTGAACGACGAACTCGCTGAGCGGACCGATCCCTCCTCGGCGGCGTTGGTCGAAGCGCGGGCGGCGTTCGAGGATCCGTGGAACGAGTGGAATCTGCTGCGCACATTGGCTGCGCTGACGGTGTTCGCAGTCGTCGTCGTAGTTGTGGCGACGTTTCCCGAGGCGCGCAGCCACCGACGCACTGCGGACCGCGGGTGA
- a CDS encoding helix-turn-helix domain-containing protein: MKSATLSQLPADQVRRAMSCSSRSMVILLPPDSCLLSGFAVSAGRGSARRVLVHAVHRFYRGGVEEEYGELCAVMTCADVLAERWTVPIVHQLQHGRCRFNDLRRSLPTMSPTVLFRRLRYLERVGVVTRSDHGYALTPSGQQLKPVLDAMTAWGNRFSCETDTLNAGDLLWTLRQQAVLTDVPARRVVVAFRVAGSADGLSRFWMVIDGQLGTCDLCISDPGHDVDLTMTVDASCLAAYVGGDTTWQHILHFGSLRVSGNRELAAAFPRWFNVAGDRHRHGA; encoded by the coding sequence ATGAAGTCGGCGACCTTGTCCCAGTTGCCGGCCGACCAGGTGCGGCGGGCGATGTCTTGCAGTTCGCGGTCGATGGTCATTCTGCTTCCTCCTGACTCGTGCCTGCTTTCAGGATTCGCCGTTTCCGCCGGCCGAGGAAGTGCACGACGTGTACTGGTACATGCCGTGCACCGGTTCTACCGTGGAGGCGTGGAGGAGGAGTACGGCGAGCTCTGCGCCGTGATGACCTGTGCGGACGTGTTGGCCGAACGCTGGACCGTGCCGATCGTCCACCAGTTGCAGCACGGGCGGTGCCGCTTCAACGACCTGCGCCGATCCCTGCCGACGATGTCGCCGACCGTGCTCTTCCGCCGCCTGCGCTACCTCGAACGGGTGGGTGTGGTGACCCGCTCCGATCATGGCTATGCGTTGACCCCTTCAGGGCAGCAGTTGAAGCCGGTGCTCGATGCCATGACCGCGTGGGGTAACCGCTTCAGCTGCGAGACCGACACCTTGAACGCCGGCGACCTGCTGTGGACGCTTCGACAGCAGGCGGTCCTCACCGATGTACCGGCACGACGCGTGGTGGTCGCGTTTCGGGTCGCCGGCTCCGCCGACGGCCTCAGCCGGTTCTGGATGGTGATCGACGGCCAGCTCGGGACCTGTGACCTCTGCATCAGCGACCCCGGCCACGACGTCGATCTCACCATGACCGTGGACGCCTCGTGCCTGGCCGCCTATGTAGGCGGGGACACGACGTGGCAGCACATCCTGCACTTCGGCTCGCTGCGGGTGAGCGGAAACCGCGAGCTCGCTGCAGCGTTTCCGCGCTGGTTCAACGTCGCCGGTGATCGCCACCGACACGGCGCTTGA
- a CDS encoding class I SAM-dependent methyltransferase, whose product MTIDRELQDIARRTWSAGNWDKVADFIGNAGPRLLDALDVSAGMTLLDVGAGSGGSVAIPAALRGLDVTATDLVPDHFDAGRQRAAQVGVSLDWVEADALDLPFEDESFDRVTSTFGHMFAPDHARAASELVRVCKPGGRIGLACWSPQGTIGRFFALTGEFLPPPPPGFVPPVAWGSEQYVRELLAPYGLDLAFQELLNTFIDESPQHYEDFMFANFGPLVTAVEALGERADEFRAANLALYDDINQATDGTLRYEGQYLQTIAVKPT is encoded by the coding sequence ATGACCATCGACCGCGAACTGCAAGACATCGCCCGCCGCACCTGGTCGGCCGGCAACTGGGACAAGGTCGCCGACTTCATCGGCAACGCCGGACCTCGTCTCCTCGACGCCCTTGACGTCTCGGCGGGCATGACCCTGCTCGACGTCGGCGCGGGCAGCGGCGGCTCGGTGGCTATCCCGGCCGCGCTGCGCGGCCTGGACGTCACCGCCACGGACCTGGTGCCCGATCACTTCGACGCGGGCCGCCAGCGTGCCGCGCAGGTGGGGGTGTCGCTGGATTGGGTGGAGGCCGACGCCCTCGACCTCCCCTTCGAGGACGAGTCCTTCGACCGGGTGACCTCCACCTTCGGGCACATGTTCGCCCCCGACCACGCCCGGGCGGCGAGCGAACTGGTCCGCGTCTGCAAGCCCGGCGGCCGGATCGGGCTGGCATGTTGGTCGCCGCAGGGCACCATCGGCCGGTTCTTCGCACTGACGGGTGAGTTCCTGCCGCCGCCTCCACCGGGCTTCGTCCCGCCGGTGGCCTGGGGCTCCGAACAGTACGTGCGCGAGCTCCTCGCCCCGTACGGCCTGGATCTGGCCTTCCAGGAACTGTTGAACACGTTCATCGACGAAAGTCCCCAACACTATGAGGACTTCATGTTCGCGAACTTCGGGCCGCTGGTCACCGCCGTCGAGGCTCTGGGCGAGCGGGCCGACGAGTTCCGGGCCGCCAACCTCGCGCTGTACGACGACATCAACCAAGCCACCGACGGCACCCTGCGCTACGAGGGGCAGTACCTCCAGACCATCGCCGTCAAACCAACATGA
- a CDS encoding daunorubicin resistance protein DrrA family ABC transporter ATP-binding protein codes for MSEPIVRVEAVGKTFPGGVRALDGLSLSVEPGTVHGLLGPNGAGKTTLVRVLTTLLTPDQGRVRIAGLDVRQDAAAVRSVIGLAGQYAAVDDYLTGRENVEMIGRLYGLRPAESRRRATDMLERIGLAEAAGRQVKTYSGGMRRRLDLAASLVGRPLVLLLDEPSTGLDPASRRDLWELIRGLVRDGTTVLLTTQYLDEADKLADRITVIDAGRVISDGTPDELKTAVGAATVEVTVEPADRARLLEELRHLGARPSDRSAGTVVLPATDGIDTLRRVLREIDAVVHVTDVALRRPTLDDVFLSLTGHQATDRKAA; via the coding sequence ATGTCCGAGCCGATCGTTCGGGTCGAGGCGGTGGGCAAGACCTTCCCGGGTGGCGTGCGTGCGCTGGACGGGTTGTCCTTGTCGGTCGAGCCCGGGACGGTGCACGGCCTGCTGGGGCCCAACGGCGCGGGCAAGACGACTCTGGTCCGTGTCCTCACGACGCTGCTGACCCCCGACCAGGGCCGGGTGCGGATCGCCGGTCTCGACGTGCGCCAGGATGCTGCCGCGGTGCGGTCGGTGATCGGCCTGGCCGGGCAGTATGCCGCGGTGGACGACTACCTGACCGGCCGGGAGAACGTCGAGATGATCGGCAGGCTCTACGGCCTCCGACCGGCGGAGAGCCGGCGGCGGGCCACGGACATGCTCGAACGCATCGGGCTCGCCGAGGCCGCTGGCCGCCAGGTGAAGACCTATTCCGGCGGTATGAGGCGGCGCCTTGACCTGGCCGCCTCGTTGGTCGGCCGCCCGCTGGTGTTGCTGCTCGACGAGCCCAGCACCGGGCTGGACCCTGCCAGCCGCCGCGACCTGTGGGAGCTGATCCGAGGGCTCGTCCGCGACGGCACAACGGTGCTGCTCACCACCCAGTACCTCGACGAGGCCGACAAGCTGGCCGACCGGATCACCGTCATCGACGCCGGCCGAGTCATCAGTGATGGCACGCCGGACGAGCTCAAGACGGCGGTGGGGGCGGCGACGGTGGAGGTCACGGTCGAGCCGGCCGACCGTGCCCGGCTCCTCGAGGAGCTCCGGCACCTGGGGGCCCGGCCCAGCGACCGCAGCGCAGGCACGGTCGTCCTGCCCGCCACCGACGGGATCGACACCCTGCGGCGGGTGCTGCGCGAGATCGACGCCGTCGTTCACGTGACAGACGTCGCCCTGCGCCGACCCACGCTCGACGACGTCTTCCTGTCACTCACGGGCCACCAGGCCACAGACCGAAAGGCAGCCTGA
- a CDS encoding TetR/AcrR family transcriptional regulator codes for METATQPRLPRAQRREQIIAAATRAFAAEGFAGTGLDGIAAEAGVSRAILYRHFESKTDLYRVVLDRVCERLGAVVGERPGGFTEAAVDGLIAGAAADPDGFRLLFQHVAREPEFRDFADRFSTGMTSAAYQQIAAVVPDPAWARWAARLAPIVAIESVIAWLDAGQPDADTASERVMQAVGGIIAAAQRRPD; via the coding sequence ATGGAGACGGCGACACAGCCCCGGCTGCCGCGGGCTCAACGGCGCGAGCAGATCATCGCGGCCGCTACGAGGGCGTTCGCCGCTGAGGGGTTCGCCGGCACCGGCCTGGACGGCATCGCCGCGGAGGCGGGCGTCAGCCGTGCCATCCTCTACCGGCACTTCGAGTCCAAGACCGATCTCTACCGGGTCGTCCTCGACCGGGTCTGCGAGCGGCTCGGCGCTGTCGTGGGGGAGCGGCCCGGCGGTTTCACCGAAGCCGCCGTGGACGGCCTGATCGCCGGCGCGGCGGCCGACCCCGACGGCTTCAGGCTGCTGTTCCAGCACGTTGCCAGGGAGCCGGAGTTCCGGGACTTCGCCGACCGCTTCAGCACAGGAATGACCTCGGCTGCGTATCAGCAGATCGCCGCCGTGGTGCCCGATCCCGCCTGGGCGCGATGGGCGGCCCGACTGGCTCCGATCGTCGCCATCGAATCCGTCATCGCCTGGCTCGACGCCGGCCAACCCGACGCCGACACAGCGAGCGAGCGAGTCATGCAGGCCGTCGGAGGCATCATCGCCGCTGCCCAGAGGCGGCCGGACTGA
- a CDS encoding carbohydrate ABC transporter permease, which yields MSEEGFAHGFAFFTLPAKRLLFLLVIGTMIAPSIVTLVPNFVTISHLGWVNTPQGVIVPSLAFCGFGIFLLRQAMLQIPIDLVQAAHLDGAGSWSTLWRIILPITRPAIAVVTVIYFVSGWNAYLWPLTVLTDIDTRTLPIGLQFMASDLEGAQLWGELMATTLLTLLPPLLLYLVAQRSIISAFVRSGLQG from the coding sequence GTGTCCGAGGAGGGATTCGCCCACGGCTTCGCGTTCTTCACCCTCCCGGCCAAGCGGCTCCTGTTCCTGCTGGTCATCGGCACGATGATCGCGCCGAGCATCGTCACACTCGTCCCGAACTTCGTCACCATCTCCCACCTCGGCTGGGTGAACACACCGCAAGGCGTCATCGTGCCCAGCCTCGCGTTCTGCGGCTTCGGGATCTTCCTCCTGCGCCAGGCGATGTTGCAGATCCCCATCGACCTCGTTCAGGCCGCCCACCTCGACGGAGCCGGCAGCTGGAGCACCCTGTGGCGAATCATCCTGCCCATCACCCGGCCGGCCATCGCCGTCGTGACCGTCATCTACTTCGTCTCCGGCTGGAACGCCTACCTGTGGCCGCTCACTGTGCTCACCGACATCGACACCCGCACGCTGCCCATCGGCCTGCAGTTCATGGCGTCGGATCTCGAAGGAGCACAACTGTGGGGCGAGCTCATGGCCACCACCCTGCTGACACTGCTCCCACCACTCCTGCTCTACCTCGTCGCACAGCGCTCCATCATCTCCGCCTTCGTTCGCTCCGGACTCCAAGGATGA
- a CDS encoding ABC transporter permease, with product MTTTVTRPPGARRTGADIWALTRRNLLHTVRLPGVLVLSATMPVIFILMFTFVFGGAVEGVLPAAAAGEYVNWLVPGLIAQFALFGGAATAAGLADDLGSGTIDRFRSLPMSRLAVLAGRTFSDLFRSAVTITLMLGVGILIGFRWQTSLAGLLAGLGIALAFSYGMSWVMALVGLVVRSAEAVQAAVYMVVFPLGFTSAVFVPAQTMPGWLEPFATHQPVTVAAGALRGLMLGEGALPPGQTVTGQVALTLTWAAALTVVFAPLAVRMFSRTSR from the coding sequence ATGACCACCACCGTCACCCGGCCACCCGGCGCCCGCCGCACCGGCGCCGACATCTGGGCACTCACCCGCCGCAACCTGCTCCACACCGTGCGCCTCCCGGGGGTGCTGGTCCTGTCGGCCACGATGCCGGTGATCTTCATCCTGATGTTCACCTTCGTGTTCGGCGGCGCCGTCGAGGGCGTGCTGCCAGCGGCCGCCGCCGGTGAGTACGTCAACTGGCTCGTGCCCGGCCTGATCGCCCAGTTCGCACTCTTCGGGGGCGCCGCCACCGCCGCCGGCCTGGCCGACGACCTCGGCTCCGGCACCATCGACCGGTTCCGCTCACTGCCGATGAGCCGGCTAGCCGTCCTGGCCGGGCGCACGTTCTCCGACCTGTTCCGCTCCGCGGTGACCATCACGCTCATGCTCGGGGTCGGCATCCTCATCGGGTTCCGCTGGCAGACCAGCCTCGCCGGGCTACTCGCCGGCCTGGGTATCGCGCTCGCGTTCAGCTACGGCATGTCGTGGGTCATGGCGCTGGTCGGGCTCGTCGTCCGATCCGCCGAAGCCGTCCAGGCCGCCGTGTACATGGTCGTGTTCCCCCTCGGCTTCACCAGCGCCGTTTTCGTCCCCGCCCAGACCATGCCCGGCTGGCTCGAACCGTTCGCAACCCACCAGCCGGTCACCGTCGCCGCCGGCGCGCTGCGCGGGCTGATGCTCGGCGAGGGCGCCCTTCCACCCGGGCAGACCGTCACGGGTCAGGTCGCGCTCACCCTCACATGGGCCGCCGCCCTCACCGTCGTGTTCGCGCCGCTGGCCGTGCGGATGTTCAGCCGGACCAGCCGCTGA
- a CDS encoding TetR/AcrR family transcriptional regulator, with product MAGATRRRGRPPAADARAHRNRVLGAARDCLAEHGYERTTMLAIAHRSGSSKETLYRWFGDKAGLFRALVEDEGARTVQSLRRHLRADDEPLRVLTDFGVSLLKLLTGDWSLAANRAAMSSPELAGIVLANGRHAVGPEVEAYLAELDARGVLIVSNPGEAFTLLYGLIVRDTQIRALLGERSPTPHALRRQAEHGVRVFYSLHAA from the coding sequence ATGGCAGGAGCAACACGGCGTCGAGGCCGCCCACCGGCCGCCGATGCACGCGCACACCGCAACCGAGTACTTGGCGCCGCGCGAGATTGCCTCGCCGAGCATGGTTACGAACGCACCACGATGCTCGCGATAGCCCATCGCAGTGGCTCCTCGAAGGAGACCCTCTACCGTTGGTTCGGCGACAAGGCCGGACTGTTCCGAGCGCTCGTCGAGGACGAAGGGGCGCGGACGGTCCAGAGCCTGCGTCGTCATCTGCGGGCTGACGACGAGCCCCTGAGGGTCCTCACCGATTTCGGGGTCAGCCTACTGAAGCTGCTCACTGGCGACTGGTCACTTGCCGCGAACCGCGCCGCGATGTCATCACCTGAGCTGGCCGGCATCGTCCTCGCCAATGGCCGGCACGCGGTAGGGCCGGAAGTCGAGGCCTACCTGGCCGAGCTCGACGCCCGCGGAGTACTCATTGTCTCCAACCCGGGGGAGGCCTTCACACTGCTGTATGGCTTGATCGTTCGCGATACGCAGATCCGGGCGCTACTTGGCGAGCGCTCGCCAACACCGCATGCGTTGCGCAGACAAGCCGAACACGGCGTCCGGGTGTTCTACTCGCTACACGCCGCCTGA